GATTCCGTAGTACTCCATCGTGAATGGAGCGCCGTACTTTATGTCCTTGTACTGCTTGGCAATCTCCGCCGCAACAGCGAGGTCGATGATACACGCTGCTGATGCGCCATTTCTGACTTCCTGGATGGCATCGGGAGCAAGGTTGAATCGTTTCACGATCGCGCCCTTGATTCCGGTCGCCACGATATCTCCAGTGGTGCCGATCTGCACAGACACCTTCTTGCCAGGCAGGTCGTCGACGGTCTTGATGGCGGCATCTTTCGCGAGTGTGACTATCACCTGGCCTGCAGTGAAATATGGATCGGAGAAGCTCACTGCCTTCAGGCGCTCGTCGGTGATGGTCATTGCAGAGACTATGCAATCAAAGTTGCCAGTGAGCAGACCCGGGATCAGTCCATCCCAC
This portion of the Clostridia bacterium genome encodes:
- a CDS encoding basic amino acid ABC transporter substrate-binding protein → MKRLISAASLFVAVALLLGGLAMPALGAAKPVLKVGTSADFPPFEFQDEKSGAYTGFDLDLIRAIGAAADMDVQIVNTAWDGLIPGLLTGNFDCIVSAMTITDERLKAVSFSDPYFTAGQVIVTLAKDAAIKTVDDLPGKKVSVQIGTTGDIVATGIKGAIVKRFNLAPDAIQEVRNGASAACIIDLAVAAEIAKQYKDIKYGAPFTMEYYGIAIRKNNADLLKKINKGLASVKASGKYEEIYAAWFAEN